The Coccinella septempunctata chromosome 6, icCocSept1.1, whole genome shotgun sequence genome segment TTCAACTGTATGCAAGTATCATTTTTGCGTTTCGACTGTACCTACTTAACCATTTTACGCACGTGACAAAATATGTTTATTAGACAATGTGATCCAATTCGATTTCGACAACATTTCCAGATAAACGATCAATATATAATATAGTGTCACCACAAGAGCTTTTGTTGACCTTCTTTAATGACTCCTTTGATATTCAATAAATTGCCTAGTAAGTAAAATGAAAGATCTCCTAATAAAATCATTAGCTTACCCAAATTGGAAAAGGTACTGGGGTAGAAGCTAGAAAGTTTTTGACAATTTTATCATCCCTTATTGTTCCGATAAAACCTGTTCAAGTTACTGCCTACGATTTCAATCAATATTAGGTACTTTTTCATGTGGATATTTGGATATCATGTGCATTTGGAGAAATGTACCTAAAATTCTTTTTGTATATGTTTTCATTAAATAACTAAAgaattgaatgaagaaaaaataggaACGGAGAATGAGAAACAAAATAATCCTTGAATCTGAATTAGAAGTTTTTTATGCCCTCAAATTTAAATAAGCAACTATACAATACAATTAAGTTAAAACgcctgaaatttgaatttttgtgaATTATGGGATCCGTTCAAATTATTGTTAGTTAGATACTTCGTGTCTCCACATCTTCCGTTCATATTGAAGTTATGTTGTTTTATGGCAAAAATTTCACTCCTACGtgtaatattttcaaattgggTTCATGACAAACAAACTTTCTTCATTATGTTTGTCCGCTTCAGAGTATACATAATACCTATgtgatttttgatgaaattttaatgaatttttctacTCCTTTGGAAATGGGAATTAAATGATTATCTTCTCATGACATAAATATGTGTGCACTACTATATGATTGATTAAAATCTATAGGATTCATAATAATCTTATATATTCATTGTTTTATCAAAACTTTCGACAGAACTGTTAAACGCCTCGGAGAATTTTCAGACAGTTCTGAACAATCGGTTCTGTTGAGCACAACTCTACTCCGGGAGTCCGGGTTGACGTTCCTATTTAACCTCAAAACCGACTCGTGAGAAAGCATCAACATAATAATACCACAGAGTAATATCATTTATGTATGTATGGGGAGCTACGAATTCACTCTcatcattcaaaaaattcattgataaaaaaatttatcttaTGGTTTTTCTTCTGGGAATTGCATACAATTGGAAATTGACTCGGATTTCGATTAACTTTCGgcaatattattatattataccaACTTATGTCGATGTGTAGGATAGCATTCAACTGATTTGCAAGGGGGTTGCCTACCTTTGAGCTAGGGGGGCAAAAGTAAAATCTCTCTAGACACCACATTGTGATTTTTGTGTTTTTTGACCTATTTTTCGAAGATTCAAGCCGATAGGGGGCAACTGCCCCCCTATCTGCCCGATACCATACTACCATACTGCCCCATACCATATTTCATGATGTAGGTGGGCTGTGTTAGTccaggaaaaataaaataaaatcattaaAATCATTTGAAGAGCTGAGGAGAAAATGTCCTCCAATATTTTCAATCGTAGAATACGGTGGTGAAATTAGACCCCCTGTATACTTCATTTAGTTATTTGAACCATTTTCTTCAGGCAAAGAGTGTTTTAGGTGAAGCATTTCAAAcaatgtttattattattatacttagttatcgatctgaaatttgaaatgtacataAAGGGATTTTAACCCAAATTCACTTCTCATCTTCCCCTTGTTTGCCAGATCATTAGGTTTCTTTATTCAAGCTCTTCCTGGAAAATGAGATGAGTTTATTTTAAGGCATATCGATTTATGTTCAAAACTGTCCTATATTAGTTTTCCCAACATCATTTTCATCGTTTTGAATTAAGGTAAATACCTCCATCACCTCTAGATAATTCCGATCATGCTTCAaaagattatattgaaagagaTAATATTTGCTGTGGATAAGTGTTTCTAAAAATGAGAAGAAAGAGAAGTGTCACTATCATATATCTAAACGTAAAGCTCATAAAGCAAATGGAGTAAAATAGGAACTGAAATAATATATCCAAATAAGAAATCTTTTTTGGCCAATAGGTCTCTCtggttttcatttcaaataatgaaGCCCTATCTGTCAATAGTTCTTTCTTATGCTTCTTATCTCAATTCATATATGATATACAAATTTACCTTTAAAAGACCTTTGATAATTAAAAGCAGCAAAAGCAAAACAAGGCATTGACTGTGCATTTGGATGTTGTAAAAGTACATAACTACTACATCAAAAAAGACGTACGAACTATATGTGACACACACTCGTGGAGATGATGTGATGAGTGAAGGCATATCTATTAAATATTTGTTGGTTAAATACATCGTCATTTTTAATATGTTGTATTACCAATTCAAGAAATAAACTGCCACACAAAAAATGATAATACGTGAATTCTATAAAAGtggtttcaaatttttatgTAGAAGATAGATTCGTAATCTTTTCATGGGGCATTTCCATATCTTTTGCAGGGAATATTAGGAAAAAGCAATTAATTTCCTGTAGCTATTACATAAACGTTTCGGGGTTTGAATTATTCATCGCTTTCATtgaaagtgattgaaattttcatcaagaaaGTCGGTAGATCTGGAAATCTATGGAAATAAGCTGACTTGTACTTGACTTTCCATAATCAAACAATATAAGAAATTGTGGAGTAACAATTGGGGTTCCTTTTTCTTAAAACATTCAATACCACGATTAGTTCGTGCATATTGcttgaataaaaatattaatttgtgtGATGAGAACTTCAGAAAGGTGATTTCATATCAGGTTTGGGGTAAAGGTGAAGCATGTTTTAGTCCGCTCTGAAAGGCTAGAAATTGCAGAAATTCTTACCTTTTATCAGTGCCTAGATTGCTTATTTTTTATAACTTGGTAAATTCTTAAAAAACGTGTTTTTGCGTGAACCCAATCTATTATGAGATTTTTCCCAATGAACCCAACATAATAATTTTAAGATATATAATTCTGATGGATGTGAACTCTCTATAAAGTTTATTTAGAGACTTTGCTTACGGTGACAGTTGAAAAAGTCTTATAATAGACAGGTAGCCTCAACCTCCAAAATTATATTCTTAATATTTATGTTTCTATTCGAATACCCACCTTTTACAAATTTGGGATAGGAATATCTAAATATCAAGGCAATGAAAAGTTACATAAAACCATTGATCATCTTTTTATTATCTAACATTACACCCATATTCAAATATACACAATGTTTATTGTCATTCTATTGTGATCAAGTAACAATTTACTTGATTAATCATGATGATTCAAGAGATATTCTGttcattgatatcaaacttACAAAATTACCTACATAAAATGCACACATTTTGAATTCACATTAGGTGAAAGCAATGTcataacatatattttgaatattgctAATTCTTCGACATCATTTCATTTCTCTTTTGATTTTTCAGTCACAATAAATAAGGATTTAGTACACCTATTGTTTAACAAGTATGGAATTCTTTTCATTACACCGAAAATCATAGGAGGAATCACATTCCATGCtagttgattatttttttcaacgaGAATCACACAAAGAGATATGCGAAAATATCTTCGTATAAATAGAGATTTTGTGGACATTCCTTAGTCTTTTTCTATAAAGGCAATTAATTATATACACAAACTAAACATTTTGTTTTGTCTACCTGATTTTTTTATAGAAGCCTTGATTGTAGATGCATTATCTGAATATTCAATAGTAGATAACTAACTACGACCATGAAAGACGTTTAGTGGTTTATGGTAGTGAAATCCTTATAgttgaattaataaaattatctataataaatataaaatttcatagCATTTCTGCATATTCCTATCCTAAATAAGCAGAAAATCTGTATATTGAATAAGTACATCTTTTGTTACACGGCTTTTAAAGAATTGGTTTCGATAGACGAAAAAttacttcttcttctttctgttttatgaacaaaaaaatttgataacTTATTAATATTTCTAAGAACTAAAACAAACTCATTCAACATCGAATAAGTTCAACCCTAATCTATTATGAGTActcaaagaaaaaacatttaTCAACAAACCGTAGAATGTTACCATAaattaaaacttttttatttacgTATATAAAACGAAAAATCTGCAAGCTTTTTCTCAAAGAACGAAGTTTTGTTAGTCCAGTAATGTAATTCGGGAAAATATTATTCTAGGTGATTTGATTATAGCAGCACCTCCTCTTGTCTCAACTATGTCGACAAAACGAAATAGGGGTCCAAAATTGGTCCTATGAGCGGAATGAAAAAATGCAATTTATTTCCTTATCGAGAAGACATTGTGAAACCGGtggcataaattcaatatttgaagagTTTAAATGTTTGAACGAGTTAATATTTGATTaccaatttatttttattctttaaTATGTAGCTTGTTTCCATGGAAAAAGGCTGGACTATCACACTCTGTATCAGCGGAGGAGTCATGTAAAGATCAAATTTTCTGCGAATTGAAAGACGAGGCACAACTACTTTCTCAATTTTTACTAGTTAACTTTTAGTAGAATTCACCTCTCTTGCCAGTAGTTCCCGATGTCTAGAAAGTTGCTTGATATGTTCTTGTGTTAACGTGCTGAATTGACTACTCAATTATTATAagagaatatttgaaaattaagaaaaaattatattttatcttatttatttttctcagtTTTCTATGGATGATATGCgaatagtttttcatgaaatatgaccTGTTATTTTTAGTATCAATTAATAGTAGGTACCTAATTTTAGTTGGAAATTTTCATCGATACTCCTCTTATTACTGTGTGATTTCAAAATGTGTACATCTAGATATGTTGCAATTCTATGTATTGGTCATGAATTGATTGGAATACAAATGTCTTCTTAGTTAAAAAAGGGAATCTTTCACCAGGTCTTTACAACGTTTTATCCACTATTACACTCGTTTAAAAAAAGATTGGGGGTGAACTAATCAGAAATGTTGAAAAGATAATTTGCTATTGGTTTTCTTGAAATCCCAATAACTACATGATAACCCATTTTATTATCCAATAGAACAGATGAGCCCTAATTAGTGTAGGGAAGCAAAACTTCAATCGTGATATATTTGTTCCGAATAAGGGCCCTTCAAGAAATTTATCTCCTTTGAAAATTATCGACCCTTGAAAATTCACTGTTAAATCGCCTCCTGTGTCCTTCTGGTGGAAATTACACAGGAAAAGACGTGGTCTAAGGGGTTGTAGCGAGGGTCATGTCCCCTTCTCACTAAAATAATCCACACGAAAGATAGGCTCTTGAGAAAAACAATTCGCACATGTATTTCAAAAGTGatacaaatacaaaaaaaaggATTTCAGGATATTGTGTTGAGAAGAGCTTAAAAATCGTATAAAAGTCGAACCAGCTTATTATGATCTCTAAGTATTATTCATGAGAATGCAGCTATAATGCAGGCTGGGTTTTTGACTTATACTTTTAACAAAAGATTCCTGAtgtcaaaagaaatatttttcttctgaaccattttttccaattcgtctCGGTGGAATATAGGATGTTGAAaatccaagaaaaaaatttaattttgtcttaagtatatctcacaaacgatttaaTCGAACgcaatgattttcggaatatagttgtaGTGATGAATCTACTCCGAACACAAAAACCACCGACatattccagttttttcattatgacaattatataccataaaaatgccatagtaaataataaaagagcccaactcttgaaagCAAGTTGAACGGTCCccaattaatatttatatttgtgcattttggaaaataataagtattcctcatattttcttgttttcgggaaattctatattcaaaaatgaagaatatctCTGAAATTGGGCACCTAGGATGAATGTAACTCGGTTAAAAAGATCCAAAGATGTGCAGTGTAATGTATATTTAGCTtggggaattttgtttttttagggGTTGGCAtacctcattatgaaaatttaagataaaggaaaaaagtgtttctcttgacctcaagaatccgtCAAAATATAAGTCGAAGACTCATCTTGAATATGAGTACAATACTATACGTTGTCAATGAATGAAGTCTTCTGGATTCTGGAATTatcataatttttgttttttactgAAACATTTTTGACTCGTTGATTTTGTATTTCATAGATCACTAAAAACTTGATGGGTCAGATGGGATACTGCTATAAAATCACAAGTGGTTCATGATTCTTTGAAAGACCTCGAGTTATGGCTCATAAATAACAAGTGATTTATAAATGCCATAATCCTCAACGAAACTGATACTTACATTATGATAATTTAGTTCGCTAGTTCTGGGCAAAGGGCAAATAGTTTTAGAAAATGGACAAATTGCATCACTTAGACATATGAGAATTGTTTGAGAAGAATTCAGgtaagtttttcaattttattgaaaatatttctctatgCTTGAAAATGTTTTCGATCTACAGACGCCACTCTAAATCTTCGCTGCAACCAAAACTGGATATAAGGGAACAGAGTTCAATTTTGTAAGGTACTAgaacaattcaattcaattgataCAAAACAATTTCTTTCTATCCACAGTTTTTCCTAATCGCTGACCCGTTTGATTCCTTTCATACATAGATCATAATCCATATTGTTCAAAATTAACAcaataaacacaaaatatcatcattcgatatatgtatttcatatACACGTTCAGTCTTCTTCACTATCTATTGACAAAAAGAGGATACACAATTCGGAGATGTTCTTTTTTCGGAGAGGACACTAGTAGGCCATCAGTGAATAGATAATTCGAAAGAATTCTTCGACGCAATCTATTCAAGTTATGCGAAAATCTCCTCTCAAAATTCTCGTAAACGTTTTTTTGAATTGCTGATTCGCCAGGGCATAACAGAAAGGATTTATCGGACTATTCGCGTAACATAAGAAATAGGAAAACATGTATATGTGTTCATTTATACATGGTGGTGAAGTACAAAATCCTTCCACTAATGCGAATACGTGAAACGGAGTCCAGCACACGACGAACGCCCCCAATATGAAAGAAATCGTACGTAATGCCTTTCTAGCTCTATTTTCCGATTTGGATTTTTGGCGAATGAATCCACGGAAAGGTTCGACGTGCGGTTTTTTGAACCTCTTGCCGATCTTCTTCATCAGAGTTCTCTTCTTGGGTGCATCTTTCGTCCCTACGTCGAAAGAAATTTCAGTTTCAACTCGCACTATTTTAGTGGACGCGTCAACAGTTTCAGATGGTATATTACCTGCTTGGTTATCTACGTGAGTGCTACATTCTGACGGCGAACCTCTGGAATCCTGCGTGTCGTCAGTTTTCGAGATCTCGTTCGTGAATTCCTGAATGCTGATTTGATTAGCATTCGAAGTAACGGACTTGGCGGCTGTTTGAGTAGACCGTAGCAGGGCGCTCTGGAGCAAATTAGTGTTAGTGACATTGGGAGGAGCATGCGCGGACGATTCGGTTATGGTGCAGGAGGACTGAGAACTGTCACACACTGGGGAAGGTAGGGCCAATGAGCTCTCGTCCATAAAACGTAAATCAGCCCCGTCTAATCCTATGAGAATATCGTATGTACCTTTAGGGTCAACATATAAACTACTCGGTCTTTTGGGGGGATGTTTCACTATTGGTTTCACTACCTCATTCTTCGGGGCAACAGGTTGCGGGGATGATACCTTGGGGATGATATGGTTCAAACCAGGATCGGATTGGTTGAGAACGTCGCCACTTACGTATTCACCTACCGTGGAGTTTCCCGAAGAGTTGGagtttttctcgaaaatctGAGGTAGCGAGAACGGGAACGAGGAATGCCTTTGCGATTGCACCTTGTTCCCGAACGCGTCAAGATTGAGATCATTGGAGGAGGTTATGACTTTCAGCGGGACGCTGGAATGGAGCACTAGACCGACCAGCGACGATCGTTTTCTCATAATCTCCGCCTGTTTTTCCTTCTCCTCCTTGGTTTTGGCGGTGGATTCTTCGTCGGAATCGAATCCCGGGCTGCTGGATTTTTCCGATTTGGCAATTTCGATCGGACCTTGCGTAAACGTCACGTTGGAGATTTTCTGGTTGTTGCAGATGACTGTGCTACTCGTGGTTGTCGGCGTGGTGCTACTGAGTTTTGCGTTGCTCTTTGTGTCTCCTAGTCCTAGCTGATTACACGTGGTTTTGTCGGTGTTGTCATCGATGATCTTCACTGTGTTGTTTTGGTATTTATCTTGGGTCAACAGGGTGCTTTGTGTTTTTGACAGTCCTATACCTGCGGCCCTTCCCGCCATACCTGACATAGCCCCCGCGCTGAGAGCTACCATTGATTGCATCTTACGCTGTTtcatttcactttttttctgCATATCGTAGGCGGTCTTATAAATGCCGCCGTATAAAACGAATAGAACAATTAGGGTGGTCCAGTAATACCCAATAATAAGGGCTGTGTTGAAGATTGGATCTTTCAAGAACTGTACGGTACATTCCCCTGGTAACAAATCCCTGTAACCTATGAAATGTTCCCAGCCGAATATACTAGAGAAGAAGAGGAGTGCTGGGATGATCCAGGTGATTGTAACCATGTATATGACACGATTTTTCGTCCTCCAGCTCCTATAACGTGCTGCTATTTTTACGGAGCAATATCTGTCTATGGTGATAAGTAATACGGTGTATTGGGAAACTAGACATACTGTATAATCTACGGAAAGCCACAGATCGCATAAAAGTGGTCCGAGGTCCCAGTATCCCATCAAAACGTACACGGTGAAAAATGGCATCGAAACGGTCCCTGAAACAAAATTGTAGGATACACAATTTGGTAAATACAGGATTGGGAAAAGTATGGAACAAATGGTGAGCTCCTGCAGAGTAACTGAGAACTAATACCTAAGGAAAGGACCAATCTTATGGCCAGATGGCGAACACGTGCAGCCATCTGTCagttaccgtagattcgggtgacctgggacaattttgaaattcaacttgtaatatttcaaaaacggtgacctattttcacgtgagaaagaggttcaaatgTGCTCAATGACTccgactattgattaggatatataccatgcttcagaattcggatataaatttgaaaaaaaataaaaataggtacttttcccaagtcacccaccgagttgggaggcttgggacacaagttaaaatccattgatttttcaactctcaaatgaaataagtGACTTGAGACGGTGTATGTTGAAATTAGGTAAGGACATTAAATGTCAAACCCCTATTACAACGACTGTAAATATATTGCAGCTCAAATGTAaagaaactaaacaaaacaagagaactttgatttcttccattatttggtgatttctttgtggaaataacgtaaataataatatcctgcgaaaaatcggcatatttcctgctgccaatgcgccgcttgtatctattcggcattgtcccaagtcaccctatgaaacaacaaaataaatgaatgagctccatgttgccgtttgatttgtaaacaaccttgtttcatgacatatctaatatctcCATATACCacgtattcagaaaaaaatacacatgcacaaagtgaaacacatgtacaggacactagaaagtataagggccataaaaaaacgcccTTTACTCTTCtggaattcgttaatttttcctgtaaattcaaacgctctggtcacggcaaactcaacaggaatttattgttaaactaaccgaaaagactcTACTTATAAGAATAAGTTTGCCGCTTCACTCATatatggtaagaaacaaagaaatctacaaggggggtaattgtcccaagtcacccgaatctaccggtagatTAGTCCTTTTCTTAGGTAGTAGTTCTCAgttactctgcataaactcattAGTAAATGTCTTTAAAACCAAAAAGACGACATTTACGGAACTTAGTAAACATTTGTTACTACTTTAATTACGAGAAATTAATCCCTAAACATTTGAAGAATAGATGAGAAGATGAGTTTATATTTCCACTTTAGACTAAtgagaataaaaatataaacacGTGTTCTCAGATGATTCTTTGTATTAACATAATGAAGTTAGAACTGAACGAGTATTATCTTGTATGTAACTGTTGCCAAACTATTTGACTGAAATGTAAGAATGGGTCAATCCTAGAATTGTTTTTGAACAGAGCTAAAGTATGAAGGTCTTGAATCATTATACACGATTTTCTAATTCTCAACTCTCAAAATGAGTCGATCAGAGCAAGGAGCTGTTAGCTAGCTTGTAGCCGCAGATTAATTTCGAAGAGAAACGGTAAATCCAAGGATTCTATAACTTCTTTCGCATTCTGCCTCTTCTGCAATCGTAAAATTCGAAGAATTTAATTccaaaacttcatgcgaaaaaaCGAACTCAAATagaattttttccattgctCATAATATCTTACCCAGATTAATGAGATACTCACCGATAAGCATATCTGTGGCTGCCAACGAAGCGATAAAATAATTGCTGGGCTGCCTTATATTCCTATCGCAAATGAAAGCCAAAAGAACGAGAATATTCCCGCCGACCGTGAGAATGATGCAAACAGCAATTCCGATGGCAATAAGAACAGCTTGCCATAAGGGAAAGGGTGGCAGAACAGGAGTCAAAATATCTACGTCGATCGCTTGTGTCGAATTGCTCTGCAATGAGGTAATCGAACTGGTGAAGTTGGGGACTAGGTGTAGAGGATCTTCATCCCAAATTTTCACCGAAGAGGAATTCAAAGTTTCGATACAATCCACATAGGACAGAACAGTTTTGTATATAAACCTGCATAATTTTTCTTTCCGTTTATCTTCCTTCCTGCAACATAAAAGAAATACAATTATAATCAGCTAAAAGAGtcctttttttaaataaaaataaaagattAATTACAGACGAACACTCAACTTAAATTTACTATGAAATTTTGCCACACCACAATTATTGTGGATTTgttatctcatgtaatttcgtTCTTCAGTTAGAGAATCGATGTGGTGTTACTCTCATGGACATGACTTTTTTCAGGTAGACTCACAAAAGTCCCTGCCAAGACGGGAAAAGTACCACagtttgtttcatttttattacaatttattaAGTACACCAGCTCTGAATTTTCTAACACTTGCCATTTCCGAGTTATGCTTGTTTGGTGTAGGTTCTATAAGCTACACCACCAAGTTGTAACTTTTGAAATAATTGTGATAGAGAAGTGGCATTTGGACTATTTAAAACTTATTAGGCACAAATGACTCATCAATTGAAATAACAACTTTGATATTTCTGAGGATGTCCCACCTGTGATATCAAATATAACAACTAACAACCGaaggtcttttggactgcagcattatcgaccccatcttgtATTATCTCTTACGTTTGAGCATCGACGGCAACGATAACAGGGTCGTAGAGAACGGCAACATTGGAATTTGGACTGGCATCaggtcgtcttttctgatgaatctcgaGTCTCCTTGGAtgcacatgatggccgaagaagggtaagacgacatcgaggagaaagacgtgaacttcattttgatgttgagcgttATGTACACCGAACAGTAGgggttatggtatggggtgctattgcacatggaagtaggtcacctttagtcTTCATTCGGAGAACataccttcaagaaatagtggagccatatgtgttctcccttaccttaaccggctcgagaatccaatatttcagcaagataatgctcgacctcatgttgccagagttagtttaaactttttgaagcgacccatgtgaatcttttgccatggcctcccagatcccccgatctttcgcctatagagcatgtttgggacatcatgggtagaaggcttAGGAATTTACTCCACCCCCCACGGACTTTTTggcggctctgagacatgaagtacaggAAGCTTGGGATAAtatccctcaagaagaaatagaccaacctcttgcatcaatgccaagacgtgttggGAAGTGTATACATAGCCGCGGTggacaaacacattattaacaaatttaatgaaaaatttgtaaacccttcttttttttcttcaaattttaatcatttactgattgctatactatctatgatttaccaaaaaaaaatttaaatttaagcAGCTccttctttgtcagttagtatattttGAAGTTGTGTATTCCACAGTGCCAtagtgaaatattttattacaccaAACCACCTTACGCTGAATGGTCACAACtcacaacaccctgtattatgtaATATTTGCTATGATGATCGATTTGGTTAAAGAATGTGTAATTTTAACATCATTCGTTCgggcgtatacagggtgagtctttgactcgtacaaatatattaacagtagattcttggggttaaaagaaacactttttttccatatctttttttcctattcggccctgataaaaagatatagccattttaagtatgacctgtgccacccctggaagaacaaaagTACCTTCAGTattactagctaaatctataacactacacatctgtggatcttttaaacagagttgtattaaaGCAAAGtactaaatttttcaaatttcacagatacttttcaatttttgaacatcaaattactcgaaaacggcgcattatacgagaaaatatgaagaatacttttattttacaaaacgttcaaatatttattagatagagtccaacttaatttcaagagttgggttctttgaatttttggtatttttatggtacgtaatggtcataatcagaaaactgtaggatgtgggtgatatcttgtgttcgaacaagattcatcaaataaatggaaaactaaatcccggaattcatttcatgtttttttttacctaaaAAATCGACAaagacaaagactcaccctgtcgGATGTTGTTTCTGTCATAAATTTACCTTTTCTTCAGACAAATGGTTGGTCATCACAACAGTtacaaaatacagggtgttgtgaCCCTTTAGCAGCAGGTTTTCTGATGtagtgaatatttttttctttgaaaacgtAGATCCTGTGTAAAATATGTCACTTTATTAATAGTAGCTCTTGGAATGCACGACTTCAGAATATTTAATATCGATGGCAGGACATCCTTAGAAAGATCAAAATTGGAATTTCAGTTGAGTCGGtcagttgtaataaatttgtaataaattctGGTCCAAATCccatttcgctatca includes the following:
- the LOC123315414 gene encoding muscarinic acetylcholine receptor gar-2 isoform X1 encodes the protein MTSSTESYYAYADSNKTTPIFSIGPEFIQQWKEDKRKEKLCRFIYKTVLSYVDCIETLNSSSVKIWDEDPLHLVPNFTSSITSLQSNSTQAIDVDILTPVLPPFPLWQAVLIAIGIAVCIILTVGGNILVLLAFICDRNIRQPSNYFIASLAATDMLIGTVSMPFFTVYVLMGYWDLGPLLCDLWLSVDYTVCLVSQYTVLLITIDRYCSVKIAARYRSWRTKNRVIYMVTITWIIPALLFFSSIFGWEHFIGYRDLLPGECTVQFLKDPIFNTALIIGYYWTTLIVLFVLYGGIYKTAYDMQKKSEMKQRKMQSMVALSAGAMSGMAGRAAGIGLSKTQSTLLTQDKYQNNTVKIIDDNTDKTTCNQLGLGDTKSNAKLSSTTPTTTSSTVICNNQKISNVTFTQGPIEIAKSEKSSSPGFDSDEESTAKTKEEKEKQAEIMRKRSSLVGLVLHSSVPLKVITSSNDLNLDAFGNKVQSQRHSSFPFSLPQIFEKNSNSSGNSTVGEYVSGDVLNQSDPGLNHIIPKVSSPQPVAPKNEVVKPIVKHPPKRPSSLYVDPKGTYDILIGLDGADLRFMDESSLALPSPVCDSSQSSCTITESSAHAPPNVTNTNLLQSALLRSTQTAAKSVTSNANQISIQEFTNEISKTDDTQDSRGSPSECSTHVDNQAGNIPSETVDASTKIVRVETEISFDVGTKDAPKKRTLMKKIGKRFKKPHVEPFRGFIRQKSKSENRARKALRTISFILGAFVVCWTPFHVFALVEGFCTSPPCINEHIYMFSYFLCYANSPINPFCYALANQQFKKTFTRILRGDFRIT
- the LOC123315414 gene encoding muscarinic acetylcholine receptor gar-2 isoform X2: MTSSTESYYAYADSNKTTPIFSIGPEFIQQWKEDKRKEKLCRFIYKTVLSYVDCIETLNSSSVKIWDEDPLHLVPNFTSSITSLQSNSTQAIDVDILTPVLPPFPLWQAVLIAIGIAVCIILTVGGNILVLLAFICDRNIRQPSNYFIASLAATDMLIGTVSMPFFTVYVLMGYWDLGPLLCDLWLSVDYTVCLVSQYTVLLITIDRYCSVKIAARYRSWRTKNRVIYMVTITWIIPALLFFSSIFGWEHFIGYRDLLPGECTVQFLKDPIFNTALIIGYYWTTLIVLFVLYGGIYKTAYDMQKKSEMKQRKMQSMVALSAGAMSGMAGRAAGIGLSKTQSTLLTQDKYQNNTVKIIDDNTDKTTCNQLGLGDTKSNAKLSSTTPTTTSSTVICNNQKISNVTFTQGPIEIAKSEKSSSPGFDSDEESTAKTKEEKEKQAEIMRKRSSLVGLVLHSSVPLKVITSSNDLNLDAFGNKVQSQRHSSFPFSLPQIFEKNSNSSGNSTVGEYVSGDVLNQSDPGLNHIIPKVSSPQPVAPKNEVVKPIVKHPPKRPSSLYVDPKGTYDILIGLDGADLRFMDESSLALPSPVCDSSQSSCTITESSAHAPPNVTNTNLLQSALLRSTQTAAKSVTSNANQISIQEFTNEISKTDDTQDSRGSPSECSTHVDNQAGTKDAPKKRTLMKKIGKRFKKPHVEPFRGFIRQKSKSENRARKALRTISFILGAFVVCWTPFHVFALVEGFCTSPPCINEHIYMFSYFLCYANSPINPFCYALANQQFKKTFTRILRGDFRIT